In Helianthus annuus cultivar XRQ/B chromosome 9, HanXRQr2.0-SUNRISE, whole genome shotgun sequence, the following are encoded in one genomic region:
- the LOC110877952 gene encoding probable E3 ubiquitin-protein ligase RHC2A: MPIPEETSATYWCYRCNRFVTVLTGIRETSLICPNCSTGFVEEIDRTQLTGSMVPESIHRRFPAAAMYMAANEQNSSPSPSPPVLRRARRNTGDRSPFNPVIVLRGPTSNGSTPDVASVESGTGGFELYYDDEAGSGLRPLPASMSEFLLGSGFDRFLDQLSQIEANGLGRIDTNPPASKAAIESMPTIEFQEKHIHTDPHCAVCKEAFELGTEAREMPCKHLYHSDCILPWLALRNSCPVCRHELPSDNQGSVQTNENNNSNNQAGNEEEAVGLTIWRLPGGGFAVGRFSGGRRGGEREFPVVFTEMDGGFNSNGAPRRISWASRGNNGARERSRFRRVLHSLFSCFNGGGRAIGSSSTSTAGGSWRHRALRFDANRWVLRRFS; encoded by the coding sequence ATGCCTATACCCGAGGAAACATCAGCAACCTACTGGTGCTATAGATGCAATCGGTTTGTAACCGTTCTTACTGGTATACGCGAGACGTCTTTAATTTGCCCTAATTGTAGTACGGGATTCGTAGAGGAGATTGATAGGACACAGTTAACTGGATCGATGGTTCCGGAATCGATTCATCGTCGTTTTCCTGCTGCGGCGATGTACATGGCGGCAAACGAACAAAActcgagcccgagcccgagcccgCCGGTGCTTAGGCGGGCTAGAAGGAATACGGGTGATCGATCGCCGTTTAACCCGGTTATTGTTCTTCGTGGACCGACTAGTAATGGTAGCACACCGGATGTGGCGTCTGTTGAGTCGGGTACTGGAGGGTTTGAGTTGTATTATGATGATGAAGCAGGGTCGGGTTTGAGGCCGTTGCCGGCGAGTATGTCGGAGTTTTTGTTGGGTTCGGGGTTTGATCGGTTTTTGGATCAGTTGTCGCAGATTGAAGCTAATGGGTTGGGGAGGATTGATACTAATCCGCCTGCATCGAAGGCGGCTATTGAATCGATGCCGACGATTGAGTTTCAAGAAAAACATATACATACTGATCCTCACTGTGCTGTTTGTAAAGAAGCGTTTGAGTTAGGAACAGAAGCTAGAGAAATGCCGTGTAAACATTTGTACCATTCGGACTGCATTCTACCGTGGCTAGCTTTGCGTAATTCTTGCCCCGTGTGCCGCCATGAACTGCCATCGGATAACCAAGGTTCTGTACAAACCAATGAGAACAACAATAGTAATAATCAGGCAGGAAATGAAGAAGAAGCGGTTGGGTTAACGATATGGCGGCTGCCTGGCGGTGGGTTTGCGGTTGGGAGGTTTTCCGGTGGGAGGAGAGGAGGGGAACGAGAGTTTCCGGTCGTTTTTACAGAAATGGATGGCGGGTTTAATAGCAATGGTGCTCCTAGGAGAATTTCATGGGCTTCGAGAGGTAATAATGGTGCTAGAGAACGTAGTCGGTTTAGGCGAGTGTTGCATAGTTTGTTTTCTTGCTTTAATGGTGGTGGGAGGGCTATTGGTTCAAGTTCAACGTCGACTGCTGGCGGTTCGTGGCGGCACAGGGCTTTGAGATTTGATGCAAACCGTTGGGTTCTGAGACGGTTTAGTTGA